A window from Malassezia japonica chromosome 1, complete sequence encodes these proteins:
- a CDS encoding uncharacterized protein (SECRETED:SignalP(1-20); EggNog:ENOG503NY8A; COG:S; TransMembrane:1 (n7-15c20/21o460-481i)) has protein sequence MLLSAKFSLLALLAASAVSASLVRVVPGDEGFVPLMHRGMVRRADQTEAQFAKVSDANQECAHPGAQGLNAMVKQHTFPKLSQVASIQDNDSEAQKVWQDIQSSNIIPSSVQVKKDSTNGQHYGVDDSSYDPKSDPDCWWTATGCKQPKHDNIPKDIYTCPEPSTWGLTFDDGPNCSHNAFYDYLQQNKLKASMFYIGTNVVQWPLQAQRGLVDGHDLCVHTWSHRYMTTLSNEQVFAELYYTAKSIKVTTGVTPTCWRPPFGDTDDRVRAIAAGLGLRTILWQQDTDDWNIMPDGNQATDAIDNNYQKIFSKNGTQSPIVLTHEIDQYTMGEFQKMYGKLKNAYQNVVPVSACQNITQPYPENGITYPNFEQFTSGTRASGLPDGNTIKADTGATYNVVPLSKMQNGFAHENQAAASSSSSSSSSGGKHASSSSSGSKASSSNAASDSNNKASSGAAGLFAPSTCMTFVLATGAFFVAALL, from the exons ATGCTGCTGAGTGCCAAGTTCTCCCTTTTGGCCCTCCTGGCTGCCTCGGCTGTTTCTGCTTCGCTGGTGCGAGTTGTTCCTGGTGACGAGGGCTTTGTGCCCCTCATGCACCGCGGCATGGTCCGCCGTGCTGACcagaccgaggcgcagttCGCCAAGGTTTCGGACGCGAACCAGGAGTGTGCCCACCCCGGCGCGCAGGGCCTTAACGCCATGGTGAAGCAGCACACCTTCCCCAAGCTGAGCCAGGTGGCCAGTATCCAGGACAACGACTCGGAGGCCCAAAAGGTCTGGCAAGATATCCAGTCCTCGAACATTATCCCCTCGAGTGTGCAGGTGAAGAAGGACAGCACCAATGGCCAGC ACTACGGAGTGGACGACTCGAGTTACGACCCAAAGAGCGACCCAGACTGCTGGTGGACTGCGACCGGCTGCAAGCAGCCCAAGCACGACAACATCCCGAAGGATATCTACACCTGCCCTGAGCCCAGCACTTGGGGTCTGACGTTTGACGATGGCCCGAACTGCTCGCACAACGCTTTCTACGACTACCTGCAGCAGAACAAGCTCAAGGCATCGATGTTCTACATCGGTACCAATGTGGTCCAGTGGCCTCTCCAGGCCCAACGCGGTCTTGTGGACGGCCACGACCTCTGTGTGCATACCTGGTCGCACCGTTACATGACCACGCTGTCGAACGAGCAGGTGTTTGCCGAGCTGTACTACACTGCCAAGTCGATCAAGGTGACGACGGGCGTGACACCGACGTGCTGGCGCCCTCCGTTCGGCGACACGGACGAccgcgtgcgtgcgattGCTGCGGGTCTGGGTCTGCGTACAATCCTCTGGCAGCAAGACACCGACGACTGGAACATCATGCCGGACGGAAACCAGGCCACGGATGCGATCGACAACAACTACCAAAAGATCTTCTCCAAAAACGGCACCCAGTCCCCGATCGTGCTCACCCATGAAATTGACCAGTATACCATGGGCGAATTCCAGAAGATGTACGGCAAGCTGAAAAACGCGTACCAGAACGTCGTGCCCGTTTCGGCCTGCCAGAACATCACTCAACCTTACCCCGAGAACGGTATCACCTACCCGAACTTTGAGCAGTTCACGAGCGGTACACGTGCTTCGGGCCTGCCGGACGGCAACACGATCAAGGCGGACACGGGCGCTACCTACAATGTCGTTCCTCTGTCGAAAATGCAGAACGGTTTCGCTCACGAGAACCAGGCTGCTGcttcgagctcgtcgtcgagcagcagcagcggcggcaAGCACgcgtcgtcatcgtcgtcgggcagcaaggcgtcgtcgtcgaacGCTGCCTCGGACTCGAACAACAAGGCctcgtcgggcgccgccggtctCTTTGCTCCTTCTACGTGCATGACCTTTGTCTTGGCCACGGGTGCTTTCTTTGTTGCCGCTCTGCTCTAA